The sequence CACCTGGTGGTCGGGGACGTGCCGGATCCGACCGCGGTCAGCCGGACGCTGGGCGAGCAGGATGTCTGGGTACGCGAGCTGACCCCGTTGCGGCCGGATCTGGAGAGCGTCTTCCTGGAACTGACCGGCACGCCGGCGAGCCCGGCGGTGCCCCGGCAGGTGGACGGCTCGACGCCGCACCATGAACCGGCCGCCGGCCGGGAGATCGACCTCGACAGCCGGGGAGTGGACGCGTGAACCTGATCCGGGCCGAGGTGGAGCGGCTGGGCGCCCGCCGCTTCGTGCAGCTCATGGTGGTGCTCCTGGTGTTCGCGTTCGGGGTGACGGCGGCGACGACGCTGGCCGGTTCGCACCAGCCCAGCGCCGCCGAGCTGACCGAGGCGCAGCGGCAGGCCGCCGCCGTCCGGCGCGGCATGGAGTTGGAGCACGAGCGGTGCCTCGCCCGCGAACGGGGCGAACTGCCGGTCGACGACGACTACAGCTTCGGATACGTGCCGCGCGACTGCAGCGAGGTGGATCCGGCGCTGCGGGACCGGCTACCGGTGACCGCCGACTACCTGGGCGGGGTGTTCACCTTCACCAAGCAGGCCACGCCGCTGCTGTACTTCCTCATCGCGTACCTGGTGCTGTTCGGTTTCCTGGTCGGCGCGTCGTACATCGGCGCCGACCTGAACTCCGGCGGGGTGGTCAACCTGCTGCTGTGGCGACCGCGCCGACTCACGGTGCTCGGCGCCAAGCTCGGCACCCTGCTCGGGGCGGTCCTGCTGCTGTCGGTGCTCGCCTCGCTGGCCTACCTGGTCACCTTCTGGGTCATCGCCCAGGTCGGCGGCTATCCCGGGCCGACGGACGCGGCGTTCTGGGCGGAGCTGGGCGCGATCTGGGGTCGCGGCCTGACGCTGGTGCTGCTCGCCGCGGCGACCGGCTTCTCCATCGCCACGATGGGCCGGCACACCTCGGCGGCGCTCGGCGCGGTGGCCGCGTACCTGGTGGTGTGGGAGCTGGGCGGGCGGATCGTGCTGCAGATCCTGGAGGTGGCCCGACCGGACCAGCTCATGCTGGCCAGCTACGTCGGCGCCTGGTTGGCCGGAGAGATCGACCTGTGGGACAGCAACGCCTGCGCGGGTCCGGTCACCGGCTACTGCGACGGTGGTTACACCCTGACCTGGCAGCCGGCGCTGGCCGTCCTGCTGCTGCTCACCGCCGGGGTTACCGCGGCGGCCTTCGCCACGTTCCGGCGCCGGGACCTGATCTGACGCGGCGCCGCTCAGCCGACCGTGGAGCCGAAGACCTCGTCCCGGACGGCGTCCAGGGCGGTACGCAGCGCGCCGTGCAGGATCGGTTCCTCGGTCAGCCCCGTGGGCACCACCCGGGGATGCACCAGGGTGATCGCGGCGACCTCGTGCTGCACCCGCTCGGCCAGCGCGGCGCCGCCGGCCTGGCCGACCTCACCGGCGAGGACCACCAGCGGCGGGTCCAGCACCACGCAGGTGCTGGCCACCCCGAGGGCGAGGCGGCGGGCCACCTCGTCGAGCATCGGCCCGCCCGCGGCGCCGTCGCCGATCGCGGCCCGTACCGCATCCGCGGCGCCGTCCGGATAGCCGTGCTCGCGGGCCAGGGCGCGGATCGCGTCCGCGCCGGCCACCTGCTGGAAGGCCGGCTTGGCCCGGCGGGAGACGTCGCGCGGGATGGGTGCGCCGGGCACCGGCAGGTAACCGATCTCGCCCGCGGCGCCGCTGCTGCCATGGTGCAGCCGCCCGCCCAGCATGATCGCCAGACCGACACCGGCACCGACCCAGACCAGCACGAAGTCCGACAACCCCTGGGCGGCGCCGGACTGCGCCTCGGCCACCGCGGCGAGGTTGACGTCGTTCTCGAAGACGACGGGGGTGTCCAGGTCGTCGCGGAGCGCGGCGAGCAGGCCGCGGTGCCAGCGCGGCAGGTTGAACGCGAAGGTGATGTCGCCGGTGGCCGGGTCGACCAGGCCGGGGGTGCCGAGCACGATCCGGCGTACGCTCGACAGCTGCGCCCCGGCGCTGCCGGCCACCCGGACCACGGCGTTGTGCACCACGCCGACCGGGTCGTCGGTGTCCTGGGTGGACTGCTCCACCCGGCCGATCACCGCTCCGGTGATGTCGGCGCAGGCGGCCACCACCCGCTCCGGGCCGACGTCGACGCCGACCACGTGCGCGCTGCCCGGCCGCACCGCGTACAGCTGGGCGTTGGGCCCTCGCCCGCCGGCCTGCTCGCCGACGCGGGTGACCAGGCCACGCTCCTCCAGCCGCTCCACCAGCTGCGACGCGGTGACCTTGGACAGGCCGGTCAGCTCGCCGAGCCGGGCCCGGGTCAGTGGCCCCTGCTCCAGCAGCAGCTCCAGCGCCGCGCGGTCGTTGAGGGCCCGCAACAGACGTGGGGTACCGGGCAACCGGGTCGCACTCATGCCATGTCCTCAAGTATTAGTTAACTTTGCTAACCTTTTAGCTTTCAAGTAACTGTAGACCGACCAGCGAACGGGTAGCCGTAGCGTATCGGCCGGGTGGGAGCGCGGCTGCCCGCCAACCCGGTACGACATCCGCGCCGGCCAGCACCCGAGAGGAGAGATCACGTGGGGCTGGATCCAGGACTGCGCCGGCTGGCGCTCGGCACCCTGCTGGCCGCGTACCCCGGACCGGTCCCGCCCGACTGGGCGGTCGACCTGGTCGCCGACGGGCTCGCCGGGCACACCCTGTTCGGCACGAACATCCACCAGCCGGCGCAGGTCTCGGCCAGCACGGCCGCACTGCGTACCGGCCGGGCCGACGTGCTGATCGCCATCGACGAGGAGGGCGGCGACGTCACCCGGCTGGCACACGCCACCGGCAGCCCGTACCCGGGCAACGCCGCGCTCGGCGCGATCGGCGACGTGGCGCTCACCCGACGGGTCTACCAGGCCATCGGCGCGGAGCTGGCCGGTCTGGGCATCACGGTCGACCTGGCGCCCACCGTCGACGTCAACAGCGCCGACGACAACCCGGTGATCGGCACCCGGTCGTTCGGCGCCGACCCGGTCGGGGTGGCCGCGCACGCCGCCGCGGCCACCGCCGGCCTCCAGGCCGCCGGGGTGGCCGCCTGCGCCAAGCATTTTCCCGGCCACGGCGCGACGGTGGTCGACTCCCACCACGAACTGCCCACCGTGGACGTCACACCGGCCGTGCTGCGCCGGCGCGACCTGCCGCCGTTCGCCGCGGTCGTCGCCGCCGGGGCGAAGGCCGTGATGACCGCGCACATCCGGGTGCCCGCCCTGACCGGGGACGGTCCGGCCACGTTCAGCCGGGCCGTGCTGGTGGACCTGCTGCGCGACGAGTACGGCTTCGACGGCGTGGTGATCACCGACGCGCTGGAGATGAAGGGCGCCGCCCTCGCCGCCGGCGGCGTCGCGCCCGGTGCCGTGCTGGCCCTGGCCGCCGGTGCCGACCTGCTCTGCATCGGCGCCAGGGTCGACGCCGGCCTGGTCGAGCGGGTCGTCGCCGAGGTCGTGACGGCGATCGGTGACGGCCGGCTGGAGCGGACCCGGGTCGAGCAGGCCGCCGGCCGCGCCGCGGAACTCGCCGACTGGACCCGGGCGCCGGCGGCACCCCGGTCACCCCACCGATCTGGGGTACGCGGCAGCCCGCCGCGCCATCCGGGTGGAGGGCGTCCTGGCCGGCCTGGCGCGTCCGCTGGTGGTGCAGGTGCACGCGGCGTCCACCCTCGCCGAGGGGCGGGTGCCGTGGGGCCTCGGCCCGCACCTCGACGGCACCGAGCAGATCCGGGTGGTGGCCGCCGAGGCCGACCCGGACGATCTGCGCCGGCGCGCCGGCACCCGGCCGATCGTGCTGGTCGGTCGCCATCTGCACCGGCTGCCGGGCGGGCCGGAACTGACCACCGCGTTGGCCGCCACGCATCCGGTGACGGTGGTGGAGATGGGCTGGCCGGCCAGCTGGCGGCCGGCCGGCGTCCGGGCCTTCGTCACCACCTACGGCGCGAGCCACGCGAACGGCCGGGCCGCCGCCGAGGCACTGGGCCTGACCGACTGACCATCATCGATGAAAGCGACCGCATCACGCCAGGTCAAGTCCACTATTGGACACCAAAGAGACCGCGTCGGAAGCTTGCCGGCAGCGGTCTGGATACGTAGCGTGATCGGCAGCCGGCCGCGCGGGACCTGGGGGGAGGCTGCGGACCGTGGATCCGGCCCGGGATCCACGGTCCGCGCCCTGCCGCCAGCTCAGCTGGGATACACGCCGTAGGAGCGCCAGCCCCGGTCCGGGAAGCCGGCCGCCTGGGCCACCCGGGCCGAGGCGACGTTGCGGCGGTCATGCAGGTAGGTCGGCACGGCGCCGTCGTCGAGCACCCGGCGGGCGGCCTGGGCCACCAGTCGCCGGGCCAGTCCCCGCCCTCGGGCTGCGGGCACCGTGCCCACCGCCAGCTCGTGTCCGTGCCGGTCGTGTCGCTTGACGCCGACGCCGGCCAGGTAGCGGCCCCGATCGTCGCGGACCACGAGCACGGCCCGGTCGAACAGGCGCAGCCAGGAGGGCAGCCCGGCGGTGGTGGGCGGAATCCACTCGCCGACGTCCGGCAGGGGTGTGGGTGCGGTGCTCCACCGGAACACGTCGTCGTGCACGGCCCAGTCGCCGTGGCCGACCGCCGCCGGCAGCGCGGGCAGCAGTCGGTCCGGCTGCCGGGCGAGTTCGCGTACCGCGGCGACGCGGTCCGGCGCCACGGAGAGCACGGTGCTCGCCCCGGCGGTGACGGCCATGGCCGGGCGCAGGCGGCCGTCCCAGGACGGCTGGAGCCGCCGCCCCGATCGCACCACGTGCAGGCCCGGGCCGGCCGGCCACTGCCCCAGCCAGGTCGCCAGGTGCAGGTGGAGCTGCCGGTCGAACATCGCCACCTCCCGAACCGTCGCCGCCGACGCGCTCACGGTACGACGTGCGGGTCGGGCGCGTGATCCATCTCGCACCCACCGGAACCTGATCTATCGACCGACCGTCATATCCATTTCCATACATGGACAACTTTCTTTGGGACGGTAGGGTCATGCCGATTCAGCCGAACGACCGTCACCAGCAGGACATCCAGCGGATCCGGCGGGGCGGTACGGCCGGTGGAGGCTTTCCGACCCGACTGCCGTACCGCGGCCACCGCGCCGGCTCCGGCGCGCTCTCCTGGCACGAACTGAACGAGCTGCCCGTGGGCGGGGCCAGCCGCCACCACAACACCCACTGACGTACCGGCATCGTCGGCGGCGAGCCAGCGCGGCCTTTCGCACACCTGTCGGGTAACGTCTGCTGGTCCTCCGACCGGTTCTGACAGGAGTTGCTGCGCACATGGGCAAGAAGACGATCCACGTCTCCGACTTCAGCGGCACCGTGCTGGGCTCCGACGACCAGGCCGTCCGCGTCGTCGTTGTCGAGCACCCCGACCTGGTGGCCGGCCCCGTGCAACTGGACGTGACCCCGGTCGAGGTGGAGAGCATCGACGACGCCGCGCTGGACGTGGCGGTCGTCGAGATCCACGATCGGCACGGCCACGGCGAGCCCCGTCGGGTGGTGCTGACCGCCAGTGAGTTCGACGCCATGGCCACCGACGTGCCGATGGCGCAACTGCTGAAGACCGCCGAGCGGGTACGCCCGCCGAGGGCTCGCCGCGGGGCCGAGAAGGTCGACTACGGCACCATCGAACACGCGGGCAGACCGCACCGGGGGCGGGTCACCGAGGAGGAGGCCCGCCTGGTGCGGGAGCGGCTCGACGAGGTGAACAAGCGCCTCGCCGACGCCGGTCTGCGCCAGATCGACCCGGCCGACCCGGAGCACGCCGCCCGGTACGGCCTGCCCGCCGCGTCCTGATCGTTACTCTTCGGCCGCCGTGAACTGGGCGAGGGCCGCCGCGATGTTCTCCTCCGTGGCGGCCTTGTCCACCCCGAGACCCGTGAGCACCCCCTCGCCGTCCTCGTGCTCCAGCAGCGCCAGCAGGATGTGCTCGGTGCCGATGTAGTTGTGCCCGAGGCGCAGCGCCTCGCGGAAGGTCAGCTCCAGGGCCTTCTTGCCGGCCGCGTCGTACGGGATCAGCTCGGGGACCTCGCCCGAAGCCGGCGGCAGCGCGGCGGTGGCCGCCTCGCGTACGGCCTCGGCCGGCACGCCCCCGGCGGCGAGCGCCTTCGCGGCCAGCCCGTCCGGCTCGGCCAGCAGGCCGAGCACCAGGTGCACCGGGCCGATCTCGGCGTTCCCCGCGGCCCGGGCCTCGTTCTGCGAGGCCATCACGACGTTGCGGGCACGCGGGGTGAAACGGCTGAAGCCCTGCTGCGGGTCCAGCGGCGCGGCGTCGGCCCGGGGCACGAAACGCTTCTGCGCGGCCTGCTTGCTCACCCCCATGCTCCGGCCGATCTCCGTCCACGAGGCCCCGGATCGCCGGGCCTGGTCGACGAAGTGGCCGATCAGGTGGTCGGCGATCTCACCGATGTGGTCGCCGACCATGACGGCGTCGGTGAGCTGGTCGAGCGCGTCGGTGTGGGCCTGCTTGATGGCCTGGATCAGATCGTCGAGACGGACCGGGTTGTTCATCTGGACAGGATTGGTCATGCGTCAACCATAGGTTGACGAATCCGATGCGTCAACCAAGAGTTGACGACGATTCGCGAGGGTCGCCGGCCGTCCCGCGACGAGGCGTTTCGATGATCATTGTTAACAACCTTGACTAAATCTCGGTAAATAGACAGACTGCGATTGAGAGAGCGCTCTCGATCGCACTCGTCAAGGCACGCGCCCCCGTCCCCTTAGGAGATCCATCGTGTACGCCATCTCCCACAGGCTCCGGCGGACAGCCGCCGTCCTCGCCGCAGCCCTCGTCGCCAGCGCACTCGTCCTACCCCTGAAGGCCGCACCGGCCGCCGCCGCCATCGGTGGGCTCACCTGGCAGGACGAATTCAACGCACCGGCCGGCACGCCGGTCGACCAGTCCAGGTGGCGCTTCGACACCGGCGGCCACGGTTGGGGCAACAACGAACGGCAGTACTACACCAACAGCACCAACAACGCCGTGCACGACGGGCAGGGCAACCTGGTGATCACTGCCCGCCGGGAGAACCCGGCCAACTACCAGTGCCACTACGGCCGGTGCGAGTACACCTCGGCGCGGCTGCTGACGGCCGCCACCTTCAACCAGGCGTACGGTCGGTTCGAGGCCCGCATCAAGATCCCCCGCGGTCAGGGCATCTGGCCGGCCTTCTGGATGCTCGGCAACAACTTCGGCGACGTCGGCTGGCCGGACTCCGGCGAGATCGACATCTTGGAGAACATCGGGCGGGAGCCCAACACGGTGCACGGCACCATCCACGGGCCGGGCTACTTCGGCGGCGGCGGGATCGGCGGCAGCCGCACCATCGGGCAGCCGCTGGCCGACGCCTTCCACACCTACCGGGTCGACTGGGAACCGAACATCATCCGCTGGTACCTCGACGGTGCGGAGTTCTTCCGGGTCGACCCGGGCCGGCTCGGTGGCAACCGCTGGGTGTTCGACCACCCCTTCTTCATGATCCTGAACGTGGCGGTCGGCGGTAACTGGCCCGGTTACCCGGACGGCAGCACCCAGTTCCCCCAACAGATGCTCGTCGACTACGTCCGCGTCTCCGGCTACGTCCCGGACGGCAACACCGGGACCACCCGGATCCGGGGCCAGCAGAGCGGCCGGTGCATCGACATCCCCGGCGCCAACCCGGTCGACGGCGCGCCGCTGCAGATCTGGGACTGCAACAGCACCGCCGCGCAGGCGTGGACCTTCGCCGCCGACGGCACCATCCGCGCGATGGGCAAGTGCATGGACCCGGCCTGGGCCGGCACGGCCAACGGCACGGAGGTCAACCTCGTCACCTGCAACGGCAACCCGGCACAGCGCTTCACCCTCAACGCCGCCGGCGACCTGGTCAACCTCAGTTCGAGCCGCTGCGTCGACGTCCGGGACAACAACCCGAACAACGGCGGTCGGCTCCAGCTGTGGGACTGCGCCGGGACCCCCAACCAGAAGTGGTCCCGGGCCTGAACCCAGCTGTCCACGAAGAACCCGTGGGCTCTCCGCCGCACCGGTGGTGAGCCCACGGGTTCTTCCGCGCGTAAGAGTCGGTGACGGGTGCGCTGGGTAGTAGCCCTACGGTCACCGAGGCAGAGCGGGAGGCAGACGTGGAGAACGCGCGGGCGGCCGGAGGTCGGCGGTCGTGGTGGTGGCTGGGCGCGGCGGTGCTGGTCGCCGTCGTGGTGGTGGTCGCCACCTGGACGTGGGTGACGGTCCGCGGTGACGGCCGCGACGGGCACGTCGTCACCGGATCCACCGGCGACCTGCGGGAGGCCACCTTCGTGTTGCTCGACGGCGCCGACGTGGTCCGGCTGCGCACCGCCGACCTCGGTGAGGACGACTACCGGGTGTCGACACCGCCCGACGCCGGTGTCCGCCCCGCGGTCTCGCTGACCGACGGGAGCCTGCTGACCAGCCTGCGCGGCACCGATCGGGACGGCCCGGCGGTGGTGGAGGTGGTGCTGGGCGAGTCGGTGCGCTGGCACGTCCGGTTCAGCGCAGGTGCCAAGGAACAGCACCTCGACCTGCGCGACGCCCGGCTCGGCGACCTCGAACTCACCGCCGGCGCAAACCGGATCGAACTGAGCCTGCCGCCACCGGACGGGACGCAGCGCACCCTGCTCAGCGGTGGGGCGAGCCAGGTCATCGTCCACCTGACCAGCGAGGCACCGGTGCAGGTGCGCGCCGGCGGCGGAGCCGGCTCGGTCACCGTCGACGGCACCACCCACTCCGGCGTGGCCGGCGGCACGACGTTCACCCCACCGGAGTGGAACTCGGCGACCGACCGCTACGACATCGACGCGACAGCCGGCGTCTCCACCCTCACCGTCGAGCGCACCGCCGCAGGCTGACCGGCGTCCGGATACGGTACCTCCGGCACGGCCGGCCCCGATCCCGCCGCCGCGCCGCGTGGCTCCGCAGTGGAAGGGGGTGCCGGGATGCGGTTGCACGTCGGGTGCGCCATGTGGACGCACCGGTCGTGGCAGGGGCGGCTGCTGGCCCATCCGCTACCGGCGCAGGAGCGGCTGCGGCACTACGCCGGCTGGTGCGACGCGGTGGAGGGCAACACCACGTTCTACGCCACCCCGGCGCGGGAGACCGTCGCCTCGTGGGCGCAGCAGACCGATCCCGGCTTCCGGTTCGTGGTCAAGCTGCCGAAGGTGGTCACCCATGAGCGCCGCCTCACCGACGTCGAGGCGCCGATGCGCGCCTTCCTCGACGCGATCGAGCCGCTCGGCCCGCGGGCGCACGCCCTCTGGGTCCAGCTGCCCGGCTCGTTCGCCCCGGACGACGTACCCACGCTCGCCCGTTTCCTGCGGCGCCTGCCCGACTCCCACCGGCCCGCCGTGGAGGTCCGCCATCCCGCCTTCTTCACCGGGGCCCGCGCGGCCCGGCTGCTGGCGACGGCGCTCGCCGAGGCGGACGCCGAGTGGATTCCGTTCGACACCACCGCGTTCTTCGCCAGCCCGCCGACCAGCGACGCCGAGCGGGACGCCTGGGCCAGGAAGCCGAGGATGCCGCTGCGTACGGTGGCGCTGACCGACCGGCCGATCGTCCGGTACCTCGGCCGCGACGACCCGGCGCGCACCGTCGAGGGCTGGCGACGCTGGGTCGATGTGACCGCCGAGTGGCTGCGCGAGGGCCGGTCGCCGACCGTCTTCGTCCACACGCCGGACAACGCCGACGCGCCGGCACTCGCCCGCCGCTTCCACGACGAGGTACGCGCCCGGGTGCCCGGACTGGCGCCGCTACCCGAGCCGGTGCCGGTCGAGCCCACCACCCTCTTCTGAGCGCCGGGCCCGACCGGGGGGCCGCCGCGCGGTGGCGTTCACCGACGGCCCGGATCAGGAGCTTCCGGCGATGAAGGTGGCGATGTCGTCGGCGATCTGTTCGGGCTGCTCGCCGTTGACGGCGTGGGATGCGCCCGGGTAGACCCGGACGGTGCCGCGGGGCAGGACCCGTTCGGCCGTCTCGGCCGCCGCCTGCGAGTCGTGCATGACCGACTCCCCGGCGATGATCGCCAGGACCGGCATGTCCAGCCCGCCGAGTCGTTCCTCGCTGATCCTGGCGGGCTGCGGCAGTCGAAGCCGGTAGTGCTGCATGCCGGCCTCGATCATGTCCGCGACCGGCTCGTCCTCGACCGGTGCGCCGCCGGCGGTGTAGGAGTTGAAGCTGTCCCGCCAGGATCTGGGCAGCCAGGGCAGCGCGGCGGGAATCGACCGCACGATGGTGCCGAGCGGCATGTCGGCGAAGACGTGGACCGGGTCGATCACGGTCATCGACGCGATCTGGTCGGGCCGGTGCAGGCCGAGGTTGACGGCGGTCCAGCCGCCGATGGACAGGCCGACGAGGTGGAACTTCTCCGCCGGGAGCGCCTGGAGGGTCTGGTGCAGCCACTCGGCCTGGTCCGCATCGCTCTCGATCGGGCGTTCCTGCACGCTCGCGCCCGGTTCGCCGAGCAGGTCGATCGTGTAGACGTCGCCGATCCTCGTCAACAGGGGCAGGTTGTCGGCCCAGACCGGCGAGGCCGAGGCGCGCCCCGGCAGCAGCATCAGCGGCGCCACCGGGTCACCGGTGCCGGTGCCGGTGCCGGTACGGGCGAAACGGTAGACGCGCACGATGCCGAAGTCGGTGCGTACATCGAGGCTCTCGGCCGGCGCGGGCATCTCGGCGAAGGCGGCGGTGTAGGCCCGCCGGAACCGGTCCAGGCCGTTGGCGCTGTCCCAGTGACCGACCGGAGACGGGGTACGCAGCGCGAAGGCGATCACCAGCGCACCGAGCCCGCACCCGACGAGGACGATCCGCAGCCATCGGGAGCTGGGGCGCAGTCGATCCAGCGCCTTCGCCAGCCAGTCATGCATCACGCCTCCTAACCGATCGGTAGATTTTTCGACCGTACGGTAGAATTTGGCGGGTGGCAACAAGACGACGAGCCGGAAACCGCAACGGCCGAGCCGAACCGACCCTGATCGAACGCGCCCGTCGCGCCCAACTGATCGAGGTCACGATCGAACTGGTCGCCGACCGGGGCTACGCGGGCGCCTCGCTGGCCGCCATCGCCGAGCGCGCCGGCATCACGAAGGCCGCGGTGCTCTACCACTTCCCCACCAAGGCCGCGGTCGTGCGCGCGGCCCACGAGCACGCCCTGTCGGCCCTCGTCGGCGAGGTCGCCGGCGCGGTCGAGGCCGCCGGCACCGCGAACGGACCCGCCGCCTACATCCGATCGATGATCGGTCACCTGCGGCGGCACCCCCGGCACACCCGCATGATCACCGAGGCGATGATCCACGACGGGGACGGCCGCGATCCGGCCGACCGCTGGCGACCCCTGGCCGGTCTCGTCACCGCGGCCCGACTTGCCCGGGGTGGCGGCGGCGACCGCGACGCGCGGACGACCGCGATCATCATCGGTGGAGCCATCGACGCGATCGTCTCCGAACAGCTCCACGACCCCGACTACGACACCGCGGCGGCGGCCGAGCAGCTCATCGAGATGTGCGCCGAGACGAGGTCACGATGACGGCCCGACGGCGGAGCCGGTGACAGACGGGCCCGGCCGATCAGTGATCGGCCGGGCTCGTCGGTTGGAGCCGGATCAGGCGAGATCGAACCGGTCGAGCTCCATGACCTTGGTCCAGGCCGCGACGAAGTCGGTCACGAACTTGTCGCGGGCGTCCTCGCTGGCGTAGACCTCCGCGAGGGCGCGGAGCTGGGAGTTGGAGCCGAAGACGAGGTCGACCGCGGTGGCGGTCCACTTCACCTGATCGGTGGCCACGTCGCGGATCTCGTACACGTGCTCGTCGGACTCCGACGCCTTCCACCGGGTGCCCGGGGACAGCAGGTTGGCGAAGAAGTCGTTGGTGAGCACGCCCGGCCGGTCGGTGAGCACGCCGTGCCGGGTGCCGCCGACGTTGGCTCCGAGGGAGCGCAGGCCGCCGATGAGGACGGTCATCTCGGGCGCGGTCAGGTCGAGCATGAAGGCACGGTCGATCAGCAGTACCTCCGGCTGGGTCTTCTCGCCGGCACGCAGGTAGTTGCGGAACCCGTCGGCGCGCGGCTCGAGGACCCGGAAGGACTCGACGTCGGTCTGCTCGGCGGTGGCGTCGGCGCGGCCCGGGTGGAACGGCACGGTCACCTCGACGCCGGCGTCGCGCGCCGCCTTCTCCACGGCGGCCGAGCCGGCCAGCACGATCAGGTCGGCGAGCGAGATCTTCGCACCACCCGCGTCGTTGAACTCGCGCTGGATGCCCTCAAGGGTCGCCAGGACCGTCGCGAGCTGCCCGGGCTGGTTGACCTCCCAGCTGCGCTGGGGTTCGAGGCGGATCCGGGCGCCGTTGGCGCCGCCGCGCTTGTCGGTGGA is a genomic window of Micromonospora tarapacensis containing:
- a CDS encoding TetR/AcrR family transcriptional regulator encodes the protein MATRRRAGNRNGRAEPTLIERARRAQLIEVTIELVADRGYAGASLAAIAERAGITKAAVLYHFPTKAAVVRAAHEHALSALVGEVAGAVEAAGTANGPAAYIRSMIGHLRRHPRHTRMITEAMIHDGDGRDPADRWRPLAGLVTAARLARGGGGDRDARTTAIIIGGAIDAIVSEQLHDPDYDTAAAAEQLIEMCAETRSR
- a CDS encoding alpha/beta fold hydrolase, coding for MHDWLAKALDRLRPSSRWLRIVLVGCGLGALVIAFALRTPSPVGHWDSANGLDRFRRAYTAAFAEMPAPAESLDVRTDFGIVRVYRFARTGTGTGTGDPVAPLMLLPGRASASPVWADNLPLLTRIGDVYTIDLLGEPGASVQERPIESDADQAEWLHQTLQALPAEKFHLVGLSIGGWTAVNLGLHRPDQIASMTVIDPVHVFADMPLGTIVRSIPAALPWLPRSWRDSFNSYTAGGAPVEDEPVADMIEAGMQHYRLRLPQPARISEERLGGLDMPVLAIIAGESVMHDSQAAAETAERVLPRGTVRVYPGASHAVNGEQPEQIADDIATFIAGSS
- a CDS encoding ricin-type beta-trefoil lectin domain protein, giving the protein MYAISHRLRRTAAVLAAALVASALVLPLKAAPAAAAIGGLTWQDEFNAPAGTPVDQSRWRFDTGGHGWGNNERQYYTNSTNNAVHDGQGNLVITARRENPANYQCHYGRCEYTSARLLTAATFNQAYGRFEARIKIPRGQGIWPAFWMLGNNFGDVGWPDSGEIDILENIGREPNTVHGTIHGPGYFGGGGIGGSRTIGQPLADAFHTYRVDWEPNIIRWYLDGAEFFRVDPGRLGGNRWVFDHPFFMILNVAVGGNWPGYPDGSTQFPQQMLVDYVRVSGYVPDGNTGTTRIRGQQSGRCIDIPGANPVDGAPLQIWDCNSTAAQAWTFAADGTIRAMGKCMDPAWAGTANGTEVNLVTCNGNPAQRFTLNAAGDLVNLSSSRCVDVRDNNPNNGGRLQLWDCAGTPNQKWSRA
- a CDS encoding ABC transporter permease subunit, producing MNLIRAEVERLGARRFVQLMVVLLVFAFGVTAATTLAGSHQPSAAELTEAQRQAAAVRRGMELEHERCLARERGELPVDDDYSFGYVPRDCSEVDPALRDRLPVTADYLGGVFTFTKQATPLLYFLIAYLVLFGFLVGASYIGADLNSGGVVNLLLWRPRRLTVLGAKLGTLLGAVLLLSVLASLAYLVTFWVIAQVGGYPGPTDAAFWAELGAIWGRGLTLVLLAAATGFSIATMGRHTSAALGAVAAYLVVWELGGRIVLQILEVARPDQLMLASYVGAWLAGEIDLWDSNACAGPVTGYCDGGYTLTWQPALAVLLLLTAGVTAAAFATFRRRDLI
- a CDS encoding Clp protease N-terminal domain-containing protein, producing MTNPVQMNNPVRLDDLIQAIKQAHTDALDQLTDAVMVGDHIGEIADHLIGHFVDQARRSGASWTEIGRSMGVSKQAAQKRFVPRADAAPLDPQQGFSRFTPRARNVVMASQNEARAAGNAEIGPVHLVLGLLAEPDGLAAKALAAGGVPAEAVREAATAALPPASGEVPELIPYDAAGKKALELTFREALRLGHNYIGTEHILLALLEHEDGEGVLTGLGVDKAATEENIAAALAQFTAAEE
- a CDS encoding ROK family transcriptional regulator; protein product: MSATRLPGTPRLLRALNDRAALELLLEQGPLTRARLGELTGLSKVTASQLVERLEERGLVTRVGEQAGGRGPNAQLYAVRPGSAHVVGVDVGPERVVAACADITGAVIGRVEQSTQDTDDPVGVVHNAVVRVAGSAGAQLSSVRRIVLGTPGLVDPATGDITFAFNLPRWHRGLLAALRDDLDTPVVFENDVNLAAVAEAQSGAAQGLSDFVLVWVGAGVGLAIMLGGRLHHGSSGAAGEIGYLPVPGAPIPRDVSRRAKPAFQQVAGADAIRALAREHGYPDGAADAVRAAIGDGAAGGPMLDEVARRLALGVASTCVVLDPPLVVLAGEVGQAGGAALAERVQHEVAAITLVHPRVVPTGLTEEPILHGALRTALDAVRDEVFGSTVG
- a CDS encoding GNAT family N-acetyltransferase, whose protein sequence is MFDRQLHLHLATWLGQWPAGPGLHVVRSGRRLQPSWDGRLRPAMAVTAGASTVLSVAPDRVAAVRELARQPDRLLPALPAAVGHGDWAVHDDVFRWSTAPTPLPDVGEWIPPTTAGLPSWLRLFDRAVLVVRDDRGRYLAGVGVKRHDRHGHELAVGTVPAARGRGLARRLVAQAARRVLDDGAVPTYLHDRRNVASARVAQAAGFPDRGWRSYGVYPS
- a CDS encoding DUF72 domain-containing protein, whose product is MWTHRSWQGRLLAHPLPAQERLRHYAGWCDAVEGNTTFYATPARETVASWAQQTDPGFRFVVKLPKVVTHERRLTDVEAPMRAFLDAIEPLGPRAHALWVQLPGSFAPDDVPTLARFLRRLPDSHRPAVEVRHPAFFTGARAARLLATALAEADAEWIPFDTTAFFASPPTSDAERDAWARKPRMPLRTVALTDRPIVRYLGRDDPARTVEGWRRWVDVTAEWLREGRSPTVFVHTPDNADAPALARRFHDEVRARVPGLAPLPEPVPVEPTTLF